The DNA window AAAAATGGTCGGACAAAATTCAGGCCCTGACCGATGAAGCGTTGAAGGCCGATCCGAAAGAAGTCACCAGCCTCGGTCTGCTCGGCATCGCCGCATTCGAAGGTGAGCGCTATCAGCAAGCCATCGATTACTGGAATCGTCTGCTGGCGCAATTGCCGCCGGACGACAAATCCCGCGAAGCGCTGCAAGGCGGGATCGAGCGCGCCACCGAGCGCCTGCAAGCCAGTGGTGGCAAGGTCGCTCAGACCGCCGCGCCAAAAGCAGCCTTGTTGAAGGTCAGCGTCGATCTGGCCAGCGAACTCAAAGACAAAGTGCAGCCGGGCGACAGCGTGTTCATTTTCGCCCGCGCCACTTCCGGGCCTCCGGCGCCGCTGGCGGCCAAACGTCTGACTGTTGCCGATCTGCCGGTGACCGTCGAACTGGGCGATGCCGACGCAATGATGCCGCAGTTGAAACTGTCGAACTTCCCTGAAGTCCAACTGGTTGCGCGCATCTCCCGGGCCGGTCAGCCGACCGCAGGGGAGTGGGTGGGTCGCAGCGGCCCTCTGGCCAGCAGCACCACCGCGCCACAAACACTGACCATCGACAGCCCGGACAAATAGCCGGGCAAAACAGGAAAGCACCGCCATGCACACCATCGCCCGAATCACAGTCCTCACACTGGCCCTGGGCTTGAGTGCATGTGCGGTGCAACGCCCGGAACCGACCACCAACCTGCCACCGATTCCGCCGTCGCAACCCGGCCCGACACCGTCGACCTCGCCGACACCGGGCAAAAGTATCCCCGCCAAACCGTCGAAACCGGTCCCGCGCACCTCGGCCAGCTTCGCCCCGCCACCGGGTGGCAACAGCCATTGGGATCAAAAACTCGGCGTCTATGTCCTCGACGGCCAACCCAACACCTTCTACCGCCAGCGCACCTACTTCCGCTGGAACAACGGCTGGAGCCGCTCGATCAGCCCCAACGGCCCGTGGGAAGACACCGACATCCACGGCGTACCGCCGGGGCTGGGCAAGCAGTTCGGGCAGTAATGCAAAACGGCGATCTTCGGATCGCCGTTTTGCTAATGGGTGCTGCTGAAAACATCAAAGCCTGCAGACCCGAGGCTGAATGGATATCGGCCGTGGGCTAAAATTTCATGCATTTTTTTCGGCAGATAATTCAGAGCCTTGATTTGCATACTTCGCCAACGGGTCATGGTGATGGTTATCAAGGTGTGCAGTTCGCCAATCTGGTCTGGTGGAGATACCCAAGGACCTGAGTAGAGCCAAAGCCTGATTCCTGACAGGCCAGCGATTTTTTATTCCGAATGGTCGGGATATCAAAACAACGCTGGTTACTTCAGACCTTCCAGGTGTCCCCCATGGTGAAAGAAGATGTGCAAGATCCTTACTCCTTCCGTGAGCAGTCAAGATTCACGCTGAAGGAACTGATGGATGCGTTGCTGCGGCGATACCAATGCCCCGAGCATAAAATGCTCGATTTTGACCAGCACTCCACAATCGCAATCGAGCTTGATGGCGTCTCGGATGTTTTCATCACTGTGGACGACGATCGCTTATGGGTCTGGAGTGTGCTCGCCGACCTGCGTCTGCCTATGCTCGTGGCCAATGCGGCCGAGGTGTTTTCCTTGTTGAGCAAGCCGGTATTCGGTTTCGAAACAGGGCAGCTGGTGTTGAGTGAAGGGGCCGAGGGTTACGAGTTGAAGGGGCTGGTCGATTTGCGCAGCCTGGAACACGAACCAGGATTTTCCCTGGTCATCGAGCAGTTCCATCGCCGGCTTGAAATGCTGTGCACCCTCATCAAGGAGTTTCCACATGCCGATACATAATATTCCCGGCGCCAGTGGTGTGTTCTCCGTACAGGCAACGCAAACCGATCCGCAGCCTGCTGCCACCCCCACAGGAATGTCTATCAGGTCGGTCACCAACCCTCTTCATGCTCCGGCGCAGCCTGCTGCCCATGCTCCAGCGGCCGTGGCCCAGCGCGAGTTCATCGCGAAAAACGCCTTTGCCAGTGACGCTGACTTCGAACGTCATATGGTCACTCAGTTGCAACGCTTTACCGCCGGAGAAAAGCTGCCCGAGCGCGAGCTGAATCAGTTGAACGCATGGCGATCGAATGCCAACTATCTGTCCAAAGCAATTGCCCAGGAAATGCAGCTGTCCAGAGAGGTCCGCGAAGGGGCTCCCCATGGAAAAGAAGCCAGGCACGTGCAGAAGTTGTCGGCGCCGCTGGAAAGCATTCTTGATCATAGTGTCGGGAAAAGTGTCTTCACCCGTGATGTGGACTTTCGCGAAATGCAGGGCCTGCTCAAGTCCGAGCGTTTTCTATCGGTCAATGAGCGCCAGTTGAACGGGATAGGGCGAATCAGAAAAATGGCCGACTTCAACCGTGGCGGGGCCATGGGCACCTATACACGGGTGGTGTCAGACAAACGTAT is part of the Pseudomonas sp. TH06 genome and encodes:
- the ccmI gene encoding c-type cytochrome biogenesis protein CcmI, producing the protein MIDFWLAAGLLLLVALSFLLIPVLRERRAQREEDRTALNVALYQERVAELQAQQAEGVLDAAQMDSGRAEAARELLADTEGVTAPRVSKLGKPLPLLAAVLVPVLGLGLYLHFGAADKVELTREFAQAPQSMEEMTQRLERAVAAQPDSAEGLYFLGRTYMAQERPADAAKMFERAANLAGRQPELLGQWAQAQYFADGKKWSDKIQALTDEALKADPKEVTSLGLLGIAAFEGERYQQAIDYWNRLLAQLPPDDKSREALQGGIERATERLQASGGKVAQTAAPKAALLKVSVDLASELKDKVQPGDSVFIFARATSGPPAPLAAKRLTVADLPVTVELGDADAMMPQLKLSNFPEVQLVARISRAGQPTAGEWVGRSGPLASSTTAPQTLTIDSPDK